A stretch of the Aggregatibacter sp. HMT-949 genome encodes the following:
- a CDS encoding MFS transporter — protein sequence MQRFGNANKATSLTKQDWAILATTAGFKFCVVAFYMIGLITMLKEMGFDLKQLSWFYLLGGMEMAKFIVSPLIERYRLKRIGQFRGWLCLSSLIIFIALFMLHFIQPQQDFILLMVACVLLNLSSLFFGCAALGLTCVILPFEQRGFGGVIQVIAGRVGKMLGGGLVLLIYHHYGWQSAVDLISVFALLLLLQISLYSEPTVTAESQNPPLHFLFTRFFHFWQQPHISFRWLILLLFVFIPSGMVVSSFIPRLNALGWSSQHIGLLLSVFEPLCAIAFAPLSGLLLKKYSRVSVTQWVLFSQIFAFCLFILFEYVGTDFPYLIAAPILLLSITYALLVPCLLVMIMDKSNQTYATLDSALQFSVALFGAYLAGFVSLRLAHAFGYLTVYLTATFIAVGIWRFFGCRKEALS from the coding sequence ATGCAGCGTTTTGGCAATGCCAACAAGGCAACATCACTCACTAAACAGGATTGGGCGATCCTTGCCACGACCGCCGGCTTTAAATTTTGCGTAGTGGCGTTTTATATGATTGGCCTCATCACCATGTTAAAAGAGATGGGGTTCGATCTTAAACAGCTTAGTTGGTTCTATTTGCTTGGTGGAATGGAAATGGCGAAATTCATCGTTTCACCGTTAATTGAACGCTATCGTCTCAAGCGTATCGGGCAATTTCGCGGCTGGTTATGCCTTTCCTCGCTAATCATTTTTATTGCCCTATTCATGTTGCATTTCATCCAACCGCAACAAGATTTTATACTGCTTATGGTGGCATGTGTGCTATTGAACCTAAGCAGTCTATTTTTCGGTTGTGCGGCGCTAGGATTAACCTGTGTCATCCTGCCTTTTGAGCAACGTGGCTTTGGCGGTGTCATTCAGGTGATCGCAGGACGCGTGGGTAAAATGCTTGGCGGCGGTTTGGTGTTACTGATTTATCATCATTACGGCTGGCAAAGTGCGGTGGATTTAATCAGTGTTTTTGCGCTACTGCTGCTCCTACAAATCAGCCTATATTCAGAACCTACAGTTACGGCTGAATCGCAAAATCCGCCATTGCATTTTTTATTCACACGGTTTTTCCACTTTTGGCAACAACCGCACATTTCATTTCGTTGGTTGATTTTATTGTTATTTGTGTTTATTCCCAGCGGCATGGTGGTCAGTAGTTTCATTCCGCGTCTAAATGCCTTGGGCTGGAGCAGCCAACACATTGGGCTATTACTTTCCGTATTCGAACCCCTTTGTGCTATCGCCTTTGCGCCGCTAAGTGGTCTATTACTCAAAAAATATTCTCGGGTTTCTGTCACCCAATGGGTATTATTTAGCCAAATCTTTGCCTTCTGCTTATTTATTTTATTTGAATATGTCGGCACGGATTTTCCTTATCTTATCGCCGCGCCGATTTTATTGTTAAGCATCACATACGCGTTGCTGGTGCCGTGCTTGCTCGTCATGATTATGGATAAATCCAATCAAACTTACGCCACGCTCGACAGCGCATTGCAATTCTCTGTCGCCCTCTTCGGCGCCTACCTAGCAGGCTTTGTCTCCCTACGCCTCGCGCATGCCTTTGGCTATCTCACAGTTTACCTCACCGCCACCTTCATTGCCGTTGGAATATGGCGATTTTTTGGATGCCGAAAAGAAGCACTGTCTTAA
- a CDS encoding ABC transporter ATP-binding protein — protein MQSYFNPETQRVKSLWQTYHALFTAAQQQQSAFLRCLAFAALSATLFGVAIGLLYPLLLALEQTEAGQSAVIFWSVLCGVLLIASLLFRIWAEYYDTKGDSFLATYQLRRQLGEKLRRVSLAVLSGFRAGELSAVAIQSINEATNYAFSLISILIYGIVTPVSAALCLCFFDYRFGLLIFIIFPLIVPLYLWRRKAFRRGFSILAEANQRLKGETIEFVQGLEILKSTGQTENKQHIFNRVIEDVANIQRIGTKKGERPNLIITSSIQFSLIAVLIVGTFWVISGSAHWVLLATVLILIARISDVLNFFVQMSSLLEIFVISCEKFEKLMALPELAENHGSRLPTDYRIRYEHVRFGYNAEKNILNDINLDIKPNSLNAFVGTSGCGKTTLLRLLLRYADPQSGRITIGGIDIRDVSQEQLMRLISVVFQDVYLFQDSVLNNIRMAKPNATDEEVIHACKLAQCHDFIQALPQGYQTQVNEIGSNFSGGEKQRLAIARAILKDAPILILDEPTASLDTRNELAVQKALDQLVKDKTVLIIAHRLSTIVGSHCIYVLENGNIAEQGTHQTLLEQKGRYAAFWQCQQGNITH, from the coding sequence ATGCAATCTTACTTTAATCCTGAAACTCAACGTGTAAAAAGCCTGTGGCAAACTTATCACGCCTTGTTTACCGCCGCCCAACAGCAACAAAGCGCATTCTTACGCTGTCTCGCTTTTGCGGCACTGTCTGCAACCTTATTCGGCGTGGCTATCGGCCTGCTGTATCCGCTGCTTTTGGCATTAGAACAAACTGAAGCAGGACAAAGTGCGGTCATTTTTTGGAGTGTTTTGTGTGGCGTGCTTTTAATCGCCAGCCTCCTTTTCCGTATTTGGGCGGAATATTATGACACCAAAGGTGATTCATTTTTGGCGACATATCAATTAAGACGTCAACTAGGCGAAAAACTTCGCCGCGTATCTCTTGCCGTCCTCAGTGGATTTCGTGCAGGCGAACTCAGTGCCGTTGCCATCCAAAGTATTAATGAAGCCACAAATTACGCATTCAGTTTAATTAGTATTCTAATTTACGGCATCGTAACACCTGTGTCTGCCGCCCTTTGTCTTTGTTTCTTTGATTACCGCTTTGGGCTGCTGATCTTCATTATTTTCCCGCTTATCGTGCCACTTTATTTATGGCGGAGAAAAGCTTTCCGTCGTGGATTCAGTATTTTGGCAGAAGCTAATCAGCGACTTAAAGGCGAAACTATTGAGTTTGTGCAAGGTTTGGAAATTCTGAAATCAACAGGGCAAACTGAAAACAAACAACATATTTTCAACCGTGTGATTGAAGATGTCGCCAACATTCAACGCATCGGCACTAAAAAAGGCGAACGCCCGAATTTGATTATTACCTCAAGCATTCAATTCAGCCTGATTGCGGTATTAATTGTTGGCACATTTTGGGTGATTTCCGGTAGCGCTCATTGGGTATTGTTAGCCACAGTGCTGATTTTAATTGCGCGAATTTCAGATGTATTGAACTTCTTTGTGCAAATGTCTTCGCTCTTAGAAATTTTTGTGATCAGCTGTGAAAAATTTGAAAAACTGATGGCATTGCCTGAATTGGCGGAAAATCATGGCAGCAGATTACCCACCGATTATCGCATTCGCTATGAGCATGTCCGCTTTGGTTACAATGCCGAAAAAAACATCCTAAACGACATTAATCTGGACATAAAACCTAATAGCCTCAATGCTTTTGTGGGCACCAGCGGTTGTGGTAAAACAACATTACTCCGCTTGTTGTTGCGTTATGCTGATCCGCAATCAGGGCGAATTACGATCGGCGGTATCGATATTCGGGATGTTAGCCAAGAACAGCTCATGCGCTTAATTTCTGTGGTGTTTCAAGACGTGTATTTATTCCAAGACAGCGTATTAAATAACATCCGAATGGCAAAACCCAATGCCACCGATGAAGAGGTGATTCACGCCTGCAAACTTGCCCAATGCCATGATTTTATTCAGGCATTACCACAAGGCTATCAAACGCAAGTTAATGAAATTGGGAGTAATTTTTCCGGCGGTGAAAAGCAACGACTTGCGATTGCCCGAGCGATTTTAAAAGACGCGCCGATTCTCATTTTAGATGAACCGACAGCATCGTTGGATACCCGAAATGAGCTGGCAGTACAAAAAGCGCTGGATCAGCTGGTTAAAGACAAAACCGTGTTGATTATCGCTCACCGACTTTCCACCATTGTGGGCTCGCATTGCATTTATGTGTTAGAAAACGGCAACATTGCCGAACAAGGCACGCATCAAACACTCTTAGAACAAAAAGGACGTTATGCAGCGTTTTGGCAATGCCAACAAGGCAACATCACTCACTAA
- a CDS encoding ABC transporter ATP-binding protein, whose product MSKQHQQICQPVAAQLRASMWLATFAQGLKIGIWLLMIHIVFTVSQSLTFPYWQIFALLAISILYYTCKIKAHDKSHYAAFELEKMLRQQLAKKISQLSLGKVNEIGSGGLTKVLCDDVNELHTFVADAPPLKAEAYSTPIFVLAALFWLNWQMALAVVIFLVVLFTILQRLMQKSRLNYRDYGAAVSRINSAIIEYIQGMSTIRTFDAGQSSYSRFSTALENFNQVIFAFLAKVGAPTRLARSLFTPMPIMLFLIVLGVYLHSLALLSTFGFFAFLVLAAGLIETMHPYMGLFHLLERSRAAIERINEIKTLENATALLPLQTPKGYAVQFEQVNFSYDADKATLKNIDFSVSQNSFTAIIGTSGSGKTTLLNLLLRFWDVDSGKITLGGADIRHMEQDQLMKYCSVVFQDNFLFSCSIAENIAYGIENVTEEAIINAAKQARIHDFIMTLPEQYQTKVGERGQLLSGGQKQRISIARAFLQNRPILLLDEPTAFSDAKNEADLMQAFHALMQNKTVIMVAHRLSSITQADQIIYLENGKIIAQGNHQALLQTNVAYQTLWAEYQQAKSWTLH is encoded by the coding sequence ATGAGTAAGCAGCACCAACAAATTTGCCAACCAGTTGCCGCGCAATTACGCGCCTCAATGTGGTTGGCAACCTTCGCACAAGGCTTAAAAATCGGGATTTGGCTTTTGATGATCCACATTGTGTTCACCGTCAGCCAATCTCTTACATTTCCTTATTGGCAGATTTTTGCGCTGCTTGCCATTTCCATTTTGTATTACACTTGCAAAATTAAAGCGCACGACAAATCTCATTATGCGGCCTTTGAATTGGAAAAAATGCTACGCCAACAGCTTGCGAAAAAAATCAGTCAATTATCGTTAGGCAAAGTCAATGAAATCGGTTCAGGCGGTTTAACCAAAGTGCTGTGTGATGACGTAAATGAATTGCACACCTTTGTTGCCGATGCACCGCCTCTTAAAGCGGAGGCTTATTCCACACCGATTTTTGTGTTGGCGGCATTGTTTTGGTTAAATTGGCAAATGGCATTGGCTGTGGTGATTTTCCTTGTCGTGTTGTTTACGATTCTGCAACGTTTAATGCAAAAAAGTCGCTTGAATTATCGTGATTACGGTGCTGCTGTGAGCCGAATCAATAGCGCGATTATTGAATATATTCAAGGCATGAGCACGATTCGCACCTTTGATGCGGGACAAAGTTCGTACAGCCGTTTTAGCACCGCATTGGAAAATTTTAATCAGGTCATCTTCGCTTTTTTAGCCAAAGTGGGCGCGCCAACACGTCTTGCCCGTTCGCTCTTTACGCCAATGCCGATCATGCTGTTTTTGATCGTGTTAGGCGTGTATTTACACTCGCTTGCGCTGCTTTCCACCTTTGGCTTTTTTGCCTTTTTAGTATTAGCCGCCGGGTTAATTGAAACCATGCATCCTTACATGGGGCTGTTTCATTTGTTGGAACGCTCCCGTGCCGCCATTGAACGCATTAACGAAATAAAAACGTTGGAAAATGCCACCGCACTTTTACCGCTACAAACGCCAAAGGGGTATGCGGTTCAATTTGAACAGGTCAATTTCAGCTATGATGCCGACAAAGCAACACTGAAAAATATCGACTTCAGCGTGTCGCAAAATAGTTTTACCGCCATTATTGGCACTTCAGGCTCCGGCAAAACTACCTTACTCAATTTGCTGTTGCGCTTTTGGGATGTCGATAGCGGAAAAATTACCTTAGGTGGTGCGGATATTCGTCATATGGAACAAGATCAACTCATGAAATATTGTTCGGTCGTATTTCAGGATAATTTCTTATTTTCTTGCTCTATTGCCGAGAACATTGCTTACGGTATAGAAAATGTGACGGAGGAAGCGATTATCAATGCCGCCAAACAAGCCCGCATTCACGACTTTATTATGACTTTGCCGGAGCAATATCAAACAAAAGTGGGGGAACGCGGACAATTATTGTCAGGCGGACAAAAACAACGTATCAGTATAGCCCGCGCCTTTTTACAAAATCGCCCGATTTTATTGTTAGACGAACCCACTGCCTTTTCCGATGCAAAAAACGAGGCGGATTTAATGCAGGCATTTCATGCGCTGATGCAAAATAAAACAGTGATCATGGTAGCGCATCGCCTGTCTAGCATTACCCAAGCCGATCAAATTATTTATTTAGAGAACGGCAAAATCATCGCTCAAGGCAATCACCAAGCCTTGTTGCAAACCAATGTTGCCTATCAAACCCTTTGGGCGGAATATCAACAGGCAAAATCTTGGACTCTACATTAG
- a CDS encoding TonB-dependent receptor: MKKTNMPLNLIALCITGTYSLAVYADKIRDMNMLDEITVTGEKFERSQSSTGSSTSVVTADQLKREANLLSATQLLKRDVNILDTGLGNDLPTVRGVDGSGPAVGAVAFFAGSRPRLNMQIDGRTSSYNELAFGTKSLWDMKQVEIYRGAQSYAQGRNAIAGAVVMTSNDPTQEWEGAAKLNMGNHRLAQTAALISGPVVKDELAFRLSVDHQQRETSVDLPHYDPVGNPRWFKATNTRAKLLWTPSALPDLYSRLTFNHLNARAPQSETELQPNSPRYTPERPVFQTRSASTIWDIGYQLSDRWKWENKLVYTHFIHDRKTTSPFNTALPPNRRGVPARVDGNEFQIEPIVKYESEKYRGLFGLFYFNAKQDESVTMLNGRIARTPITTNFNDKTKTKAAFGEITFTPDIPFELTLSARYEQEHHQRKGKSAMFSINRDKKYNVFLPKADIAWKINDDQRLGFKVGKGYNPGGAGVTFGVPYTSYEYDAEYVWNYELYHRWTSADKRLRINSNLFYNDYKDMQLPFTLGPNSIVIRNADKVITYGAEINTEWQATEKLALNAGIGMLKTDIKRYPNSGIEGNKLARAPSFSGKVGANYRLLDHLEIGTNYSYNSSYYSTADNLANGKVGHYDQLDVYLAYDFKHARITLYADNVLNSRKDILLVPRSGDITRQPERQIGLSTELRF; this comes from the coding sequence ATGAAAAAAACTAATATGCCATTAAATTTAATCGCGCTATGCATAACAGGGACCTATTCTCTTGCAGTTTATGCGGACAAAATACGTGATATGAATATGTTAGACGAAATCACTGTGACCGGTGAAAAATTCGAACGTAGTCAATCATCTACTGGTTCAAGCACATCCGTGGTAACCGCCGATCAACTCAAACGAGAAGCCAATTTACTGTCTGCGACCCAATTATTAAAACGCGATGTGAATATTTTAGACACCGGCTTGGGCAATGACTTACCCACTGTGCGTGGCGTTGACGGATCCGGCCCGGCGGTAGGTGCGGTGGCATTTTTTGCCGGTTCTCGCCCAAGACTAAATATGCAAATTGACGGCAGAACCTCCAGCTATAACGAACTGGCGTTCGGTACAAAATCCCTCTGGGATATGAAACAAGTGGAAATCTATCGTGGGGCGCAAAGCTATGCCCAAGGGCGTAACGCCATTGCTGGTGCGGTGGTCATGACCAGCAATGACCCAACGCAAGAATGGGAAGGTGCCGCGAAATTAAATATGGGGAATCATCGATTGGCGCAAACAGCCGCCCTGATTTCAGGTCCGGTGGTGAAAGACGAATTAGCGTTTCGTTTAAGCGTAGATCATCAACAACGCGAAACTTCTGTGGATTTACCGCATTATGATCCCGTTGGTAACCCACGTTGGTTTAAAGCCACCAATACCCGCGCCAAATTACTGTGGACGCCGTCTGCATTGCCGGATCTCTATAGCCGTTTAACGTTCAATCATTTAAACGCAAGAGCGCCACAAAGCGAAACAGAGTTACAACCTAATTCACCACGTTACACGCCGGAACGCCCGGTATTCCAAACTCGCTCTGCCAGCACCATTTGGGACATTGGCTATCAACTCTCAGATCGTTGGAAATGGGAAAATAAATTGGTTTATACCCACTTTATTCACGATAGAAAAACGACTTCGCCATTCAACACCGCATTGCCGCCAAATCGTCGAGGTGTTCCGGCTCGCGTTGATGGCAATGAATTCCAAATTGAACCCATTGTAAAATACGAAAGCGAAAAATACCGTGGTTTATTCGGTTTGTTCTATTTCAATGCGAAACAAGATGAAAGTGTTACGATGCTCAACGGACGCATTGCTCGCACGCCGATTACAACAAATTTTAATGATAAAACGAAAACCAAGGCGGCCTTTGGTGAAATTACCTTTACGCCGGATATTCCGTTTGAATTAACGCTTTCTGCTCGCTATGAACAGGAACATCATCAGCGTAAAGGAAAAAGTGCGATGTTTTCCATCAACCGGGATAAAAAATACAATGTCTTCCTGCCAAAAGCAGATATTGCATGGAAGATTAACGATGATCAACGCTTAGGCTTTAAAGTAGGCAAAGGTTACAATCCGGGTGGTGCCGGTGTGACCTTCGGTGTCCCATACACCAGCTATGAATATGACGCGGAATATGTCTGGAACTACGAACTTTATCATCGTTGGACATCCGCAGATAAACGCCTACGCATTAACAGCAACCTATTCTATAACGACTATAAAGACATGCAGTTACCGTTCACCCTTGGTCCAAATTCCATCGTGATCCGCAATGCCGATAAAGTCATTACCTATGGTGCGGAAATCAATACCGAATGGCAGGCTACGGAGAAACTGGCACTCAATGCGGGCATCGGGATGTTAAAAACCGATATTAAACGTTATCCAAACAGCGGCATTGAAGGGAATAAACTTGCTCGCGCACCGAGTTTCAGCGGAAAAGTGGGGGCCAATTATCGTCTTCTTGACCACCTAGAAATTGGCACCAATTACAGCTACAACAGCAGTTATTATTCCACTGCCGACAACTTAGCCAATGGTAAAGTAGGGCATTATGACCAACTTGATGTTTATTTAGCGTACGACTTTAAGCATGCCAGAATCACGCTTTATGCCGACAACGTGCTTAACTCACGCAAAGATATCTTACTCGTACCGCGCTCTGGCGACATTACCCGTCAGCCGGAACGCCAAATTGGGCTTTCTACCGAGTTAAGATTCTAA
- a CDS encoding TetR/AcrR family transcriptional regulator: MKKDSVLKQAAMRLFYKQGWIATSITEICQLAGVSRVTFYKHFATKEALVESLFEEQKNKMRAEFERLLHNQANLETVIQRILDMQQEAMATLYSPSVLADLNAHRNEELQQFFHKMAQEKYHYMHHFFGTLQQRKVIRDDFPITLIDVIIQKIDEMLNTPTLQQHYIGNEQQLLKDILQFFMHGIAYQKRKDENVLPSKT; this comes from the coding sequence ATGAAAAAAGATTCTGTATTAAAGCAAGCCGCCATGAGGCTTTTTTATAAACAAGGTTGGATTGCTACATCTATTACGGAAATCTGTCAGTTGGCAGGAGTTAGCAGAGTCACATTTTACAAACACTTTGCAACAAAAGAAGCGTTGGTAGAAAGCTTGTTTGAAGAACAAAAAAATAAAATGCGCGCTGAATTTGAACGGTTATTGCATAATCAAGCGAATTTGGAGACAGTTATTCAACGCATTTTGGATATGCAGCAGGAGGCTATGGCGACGCTTTATTCTCCGTCGGTATTAGCAGATTTAAATGCGCACCGCAACGAAGAATTACAGCAGTTCTTTCATAAAATGGCACAAGAAAAATACCACTATATGCATCATTTTTTTGGCACGTTACAACAACGCAAAGTGATTCGTGATGATTTTCCCATAACCTTAATCGATGTAATCATCCAAAAAATCGACGAAATGTTAAATACACCGACGTTGCAACAGCATTATATCGGCAACGAACAACAATTATTAAAAGACATTTTGCAATTTTTTATGCATGGGATCGCCTATCAAAAGAGAAAAGATGAAAATGTTCTCCCCTCCAAAA